The proteins below come from a single Myxococcus xanthus genomic window:
- a CDS encoding DUF418 domain-containing protein, whose product MSQSGSPVADDLPVARPVDASERVVLLDALRGFALWGVFVSNSLMWLSGRAFMPREAASALDAPLLEQVIGSIYQLFVTQKFISIFSFLFGLGFALQFSRAESRGVSAAPLYRRRLLMLFGIGLAHALLLWTGDILHTYAMVGFLLMAFRARSNRTVLFWALGLVTVMPFLVPAAIRYTPILLHGAEAAAEAAKASHARDMALRADTLVALSSESFWTAQVGNARFFLENLGGGFRRVLWMSLILGRFLLGLLAGRLLLLQDVERHRALLRRILGWGLSVGLVLNGGGLLLFRLRKAGVLEWDPKGPWMMIVNGFQEPGYIAMGAAYVAAFALLFQRERWSRWLGVLTPVGRMALTNYLMQSAVSIWIYSGWGLGFIGKLPASRIVVICCVIFAAQVVFSRLWLARFRFGPAEWLWRSLTYGRVQPMRRLAGDGGVPGVSAS is encoded by the coding sequence ATGTCCCAATCTGGTTCTCCCGTGGCGGACGACCTGCCCGTGGCGCGTCCAGTGGATGCCTCCGAGCGAGTCGTCTTGCTGGACGCCCTCCGTGGCTTCGCACTCTGGGGCGTCTTCGTGTCCAACAGCCTCATGTGGCTGAGTGGACGGGCCTTCATGCCCCGTGAGGCTGCGTCCGCGCTGGATGCCCCCCTGCTGGAGCAGGTGATCGGCTCCATCTATCAGCTCTTCGTGACGCAGAAGTTCATCTCCATCTTCTCGTTCCTCTTCGGCCTGGGCTTCGCACTCCAGTTCTCGCGGGCCGAGTCACGTGGCGTCTCCGCCGCGCCGCTCTACCGCCGGCGGCTGCTGATGCTCTTCGGCATCGGCCTGGCGCACGCCCTTCTGTTGTGGACGGGCGATATCCTCCACACCTACGCGATGGTGGGCTTCCTGCTGATGGCCTTCCGGGCTCGCTCCAACCGCACGGTGCTGTTCTGGGCGCTGGGGCTCGTCACCGTGATGCCGTTCCTGGTGCCCGCCGCCATTCGCTACACGCCCATCCTGCTGCACGGCGCGGAGGCCGCGGCCGAGGCGGCGAAGGCCAGTCATGCCAGGGATATGGCCTTGAGAGCCGACACCCTGGTGGCGTTGTCGAGCGAGTCGTTCTGGACGGCGCAGGTGGGCAACGCACGCTTCTTCCTGGAGAACCTCGGCGGCGGCTTCCGGCGCGTGCTCTGGATGAGCCTCATCCTGGGGCGCTTCCTGCTGGGGTTGCTGGCGGGGCGTCTGCTCCTGTTGCAGGACGTGGAGCGTCACCGGGCGTTGCTGCGCCGGATTCTTGGCTGGGGGCTGAGCGTGGGCCTCGTCCTCAATGGCGGTGGGTTGCTGCTGTTCCGCCTGCGCAAAGCCGGCGTGCTGGAGTGGGACCCGAAGGGGCCCTGGATGATGATCGTCAACGGCTTCCAGGAGCCCGGCTACATCGCCATGGGCGCGGCATATGTGGCGGCCTTCGCGCTGCTCTTCCAGCGGGAGCGCTGGAGCCGCTGGCTGGGCGTGCTGACGCCCGTGGGGCGCATGGCCCTGACGAACTACCTGATGCAGTCCGCGGTGAGCATCTGGATTTATAGCGGTTGGGGCCTGGGCTTCATCGGCAAGCTGCCGGCGTCGCGCATCGTCGTCATCTGCTGCGTCATCTTCGCGGCGCAGGTGGTGTTCAGCCGTCTGTGGTTGGCGCGCTTCCGCTTCGGTCCCGCGGAGTGGCTGTGGCGCTCGCTCACGTATGGAAGGGTCCAGCCCATGCGGCGGCTCGCTGGCGACGGAGGTGTCCCCGGCGTCAGCGCTTCTTGA
- a CDS encoding amidohydrolase, whose product MKISPLLPLLLISLAAPGGLALAAETPPVLGGLDAIYPELDALYRDLHQTPELSNQEAKTAAKLADRLRKLGFEVTSKVGGHGVVALLRNGQGPTVMLRADMDALPVEEKTGLPYASKQKAKDAAGATHPVMHACGHDVHMTSLLGTAALLARSKDRWRGTLLLVGQPAEEVGAGARQMLQDGLFKRFPKPDFAVALHVNTAAAGTVEFTPGYAMASVDGVEITLHGKGGHGAYPHTTVDPVVMAARVVLSLQTLVSREKNPLEPAVVTVGSIHGGAKHNIIPDDVKLHLTVRSYKPEVRKALLDGIERIAKAEAMASGAPRPPDIAITEGTPSTFNDPALTKRLVGAVSRVLGEKNLQEAPPVMGGEDFSEYGRAGVPAVMLWLGSTEPRQYAQAMSAGTALPSMHSPLFAPDRERTLRTGVTTLTTAALELLGKP is encoded by the coding sequence GTGAAGATTTCCCCCCTGCTTCCCCTGCTGCTCATCTCCCTGGCCGCGCCCGGCGGCCTCGCGCTCGCCGCGGAGACGCCGCCCGTCCTGGGTGGCCTCGATGCCATCTACCCAGAGCTCGACGCGCTCTACCGCGACCTGCACCAGACGCCGGAGTTGTCCAACCAGGAAGCCAAGACGGCGGCGAAGCTGGCCGACCGGCTGCGCAAGCTCGGCTTCGAGGTGACGTCCAAGGTGGGCGGGCACGGCGTCGTGGCCCTGCTCCGCAACGGCCAGGGCCCCACGGTGATGCTGCGCGCGGACATGGACGCGCTACCCGTGGAGGAGAAGACGGGCCTACCCTATGCGAGCAAGCAGAAGGCGAAGGACGCCGCGGGCGCGACCCACCCGGTCATGCACGCGTGTGGCCATGACGTGCACATGACGTCGTTGTTGGGAACGGCCGCGCTGCTGGCCCGTTCGAAGGACCGGTGGCGAGGCACACTGCTGCTGGTGGGCCAGCCGGCGGAAGAGGTGGGGGCGGGCGCCCGGCAGATGCTCCAGGACGGCCTCTTCAAGCGCTTCCCCAAGCCGGACTTCGCGGTGGCGCTCCACGTCAACACCGCCGCGGCGGGCACGGTGGAGTTCACTCCCGGGTATGCGATGGCGAGCGTGGACGGCGTTGAAATCACCCTGCATGGCAAGGGGGGACATGGCGCGTATCCCCACACCACCGTGGACCCGGTGGTGATGGCGGCGCGCGTCGTGCTGTCGCTCCAGACGCTCGTCAGCCGCGAAAAGAACCCGCTGGAGCCCGCGGTGGTGACGGTCGGCTCCATTCATGGCGGCGCCAAGCACAACATCATCCCCGATGACGTGAAGCTCCACCTCACCGTGCGCTCGTACAAGCCAGAGGTCCGCAAGGCCCTGCTGGACGGCATCGAGCGCATCGCCAAGGCGGAGGCCATGGCCTCCGGCGCGCCCCGTCCACCCGACATCGCCATCACCGAGGGCACGCCCTCCACCTTCAACGACCCGGCACTCACCAAGCGGCTGGTGGGCGCGGTGTCCCGCGTCCTGGGCGAAAAGAACCTCCAGGAGGCGCCTCCCGTCATGGGCGGCGAGGACTTCTCCGAGTACGGGCGCGCGGGCGTTCCCGCCGTGATGCTCTGGCTCGGCTCCACCGAGCCGCGGCAATACGCCCAGGCGATGTCCGCGGGGACAGCGCTGCCTTCGATGCATTCGCCCCTCTTCGCGCCGGACCGCGAGCGCACGCTGCGCACGGGCGTCACCACGCTGACCACCGCCGCCCTGGAGCTGCTCGGCAAGCCGTGA